From one Dermacentor andersoni chromosome 1, qqDerAnde1_hic_scaffold, whole genome shotgun sequence genomic stretch:
- the LOC129380951 gene encoding uncharacterized protein: MANTGGYSRLEAKLRAMRDQCAHLRHYQEQLFEDVSHAVATATRKDRQKVFEVLSDYASMMDESDCNVVPSHNSINQLEKEVNAFEDSKGAFKSLADYVESDLFWIIILHVLSLCLLVVGLLMGICTHDRNIEPHERSGLSHLIGCELTLTAYAFTLFVIVGIMKSMFMTIESTLGYTYFCEPYLSKNYVILDDALERLWPASNRSHLLSRIMPSEVMENCQNESISVLDLGPKPSHGRTSHRRGVFLPRLNLKIVLQELSSQPEHERAKDSFSHTADVFINAIPSFQNALSVEAKFLNGNRANATIFLNKRSDFRNKDSDPMINKTVIKKVLLPMIPSYYNRFVTDLVNIAMQPTGNTVAGRCSLLRALLKSFMDVVCYTYVLEFVGYWASLLLAVFLAMLVIPFCFMLAKYFFCTQRLIHVLRRPRKSRKGMAAHSLSESLEREQTPEQYGQVHPLTRLLQMYAGSELPPGTSRRIVAMSTKNTSILPTLGPPIHQMASFSSRVTQTPKRLHAVHSSTSIIATGGGVPVVAGIPVASVGAVVAAQPAAPSMIHGHSVAAPVGHVASSSVHRTNSLTLVQPHYHSRLCTNVASSSHQSLVPPVQAPLMYGAPVPMALPQSQPSFAVKPMPAVCVPVQASVPVQTAIPVQASVPSTRLLTRTTAVSSGSQLNLVAPPAASMMAVARPSTVVYRQAYPATYALPSRVSVAPSLALAPVYAPRRRTVSVHSVSSSSSSGSLRAVRGPGRTVAFARPRRTLSAHSMTTHTHRRL; this comes from the exons ATGGCAAACACAGGTGGATATAGCCGGCTGGAAGCCAAGCTCAGAGCAATGAGAGATCAGTGCGCTCATCTCCGTCACTATCAGGAACAGCTTTTTGAGGACGTCTCTCATGCGgtggccactgctacacgtaAGGATCGCCAAAAAGTTTTTGAAGTCCTTAGTGACTACGCTTCTATGATGGATGAGAGCGATTGCAACGTGGTGCCATCGCATAACAGCATCAACCAACTCGAAAAAGAAGTTAATGCATTTGAAGACAGCAAAGGTGCGTTCAAATCCCTAGCAGATTACGTTGAATCTGATCTTTTCTGGATTATCATCTTGCATGTTTTGAGCTTATGTCTTCTCGTCGTAGGACTTCTGATGGGTATCTGCACACACGACAGAAACATTGAACCACATGAGCGGAGTGGCTTATCCCACCTTATCGGCTGCGAGCTCACCTTAACAGCCTACGCTTTTACCCTCTTCGTTATAGTAGGCATAATGAAGTCGATGTTCATGACTATAGAAAGCACTTTGGGGTATACCTACTTCTGCGAGCCCTACCTCAGTAAAAACTATGTCATCTTGGATGATGCCTTGGAAAGGTTGTGGCCAGCTAGCAACCGTAGTCATTTGTTGTCCCGAATCATGCCTTCTGAAGTCATGGAAAACTGCCAAAATGAATCAATTTCCGTTCTCGACTTGGGTCCGAAACCAAGCCATGGAAGAACTTCTCACCGACGAGGTGTGTTTCTCCCACGGTTAAACTTGAAGATAGTATTGCAAGAATTGTCTTCCCAGCCTGAGCATGAGAGAGCTAAAGATTCATTTTCGCACACTGCAGACGTATTCATCAACGCTATACCGTCTTTTCAGAACGCTTTGTCAGTTGAAGCAAAATTCCTCAACGGGAATCGAGCGAACGCCACGATTTTCCTGAACAAGAGGTCTGATTTTCGGAATAAAGACAGTGACCCAATGATAAACAAGACTGTTATCAAGAAAGTCCTGCTCCCTATGATTCCTTCGTACTACAACCGTTTTGTAACTGACCTTGTGAACATTGCTATGCAACCGACGGGAAACACAGTAGCCGGGCGCTGCTCTCTCCTACGTGCTCTCCTTAAGTCTTTCATGGACGTCGTCTGCTACACCTACGTCCTCGAATTTGTTGGCTACTGGGCATCACTACTTCTGGCAGTCTTCCTCGCCATGCTGGTCATTCCGTTCTGCTTTATGTTGGCCAAGTATTTTTTCTGCACTCAGCGACTCATCCATGTACTCCGAAGACCGAGAAAGTCTAGAAAGGGAATGGCTGCGCACTCTCTGTCTGAATCACTAGAACGTGAGCAGACCCCCGAGCAATACGGTCAGGTGCACCCGCTCACCAGGCTTCTGCAGATGTACGCAGGCAGTGAGTTGCCACCTGGCACATCGCGCAGGATCGTTGCCATGTCAACAAAGAACACGTCGATCTTGCCCACTTTGGGGCCACCTATCCATCAGATGGCCTCCTTCTCGTCCCGGGTGACACAAACACCAAAGCGCCTCCATGCTGTACACTCTTCTACAAGCATCATCGCCACTGGAGGTGGTGTGCCCGTGGTAGCCGGAATTCCTGTCGCGAGCGTAGGCGCGGTTGTGGCTGCGCAGCCGGCGGCGCCCTCAATGATTCACGGTCACTCAGTCGCGGCACCTGTAGGCCACGTGGCTTCCTCCTCGGTGCACCGGACAAACTCGCTTACGCTTGTCCAGCCACACTACCACAGTCGTCTTTGCACGAACGTGGCGTCGTCGTCTCATCAGTCTCTGGTACCACCGGTCCAGGCACCGCTGATGTACGGGGCTCCAGTTCCTATGGCCTTGCCTCAGTCGCAACCTTCCTTTGCGGTGAAACCGATGCCT GCGGTCTGCGTTCCGGTACAAGCGAGCGTTCCCGTCCAAACGGCCATACCTGTTCAGGCAAGCGTGCCCTCCACCAGGCTGTTGACGCGCACTACAGCCGTATCAAGCGGTAGTCAGCTGAACTTGGTTGCGCCGCCAGCTGCCAGCATGATGGCAGTTGCCCGGCCGTCGACCGTGGTCTACCGCCAGGCCTACCCGGCTACTTATGCTTTACCGTCGCGGGTCTCGGTGGCGCCATCGCTGGCGTTGGCACCCGTGTACGCGCCACGCCGCCGAACCGTGTCTGTGCACAGCGTTTCCTCGTCCAGTAGCAGCGGTAGCCTCCGGGCAGTGCGGGGACCCGGAaggaccgtcgcgttcgccagaCCCCGGAGGACGCTCTCCGCGCACTCGATGACGACCCACACGCACCGTCGCCTGTAG